In Tripterygium wilfordii isolate XIE 37 chromosome 15, ASM1340144v1, whole genome shotgun sequence, one DNA window encodes the following:
- the LOC120016791 gene encoding zinc finger protein BRUTUS-like At1g18910 isoform X1 gives MGGSTPKCPPDKEEDSDAPLQFLAFYHKAIREELLSLHGLAVTALESGSPSPETVRQLDRRFKFLELAEKYHSAAEDEVLFLALDHHIKNVVCKYSLEHKSIDGLFGSVFGCLNALMDGSDNVIKLFQELVICISTLRTSIDEHMVKEEQQIFSLFTQQFTFKEQVSLVWKFVCSIPVIVLEDLLPWMISFFSPEERIKVRHCMREIVPKNKFLQEVVISWLDKNHGSSSEVYTMSGNVDTDGPVNIKKILRQCTFERSSGKSHKWNEVHSIQTDVKHDPLDICHHWHIAICKDLKEILGELYQVVNLSSFLNLGSLVVRLKFLADVLVYYSNALKRLFYPLSNELANGQLSIDGRIESLQYLLHTKTNNSLPLSKFVEMLCQELKKFVKGVSKLFTFLENKVLPIICSNCSCDNQLQLLYRSLHVMPLGLLKYVITWFSSHLSVDKSTSIIHTINQGDFLVHEAFSSLLLEWFHIGYTGKTSTENFTKDLQKMFKSTCSFSCEQIKEEAGSSSSHLYIHPCRGSNSSLVEPLAADEGKISLSSLSSSSHTVHPYEMAYSSRIHLHIFFPGTLGILQSCMKSSNGTRSRPSIVKEPTPIDLIFIFHKALKKYLQYFVSGSGKLAENDGFLAEFHKNFHLTRYLYQLHSDAEDEIAFPALEAKVDLQNISQSYTIEHKLEVEYFTKVSLILDEISDWQALNSDVDLSSIDKRMVKHHQLCLKLQEMCESMCKLLTDHLHHEETELWPLFREHFSAEEQEKIIGRMLGRTRAEILRDLIPWLMASLTPEEQHAMMFLYRKITRNTMFDEWLAEWWDGYGTAKVAREANISPSDTKDPLEIISTYLSKVFDEKGGILCGEGFDSTQEDCSGAKTELLGKFSFDDKKEEHDGHLSCNESSECAELFNEDERCKEVASATSQTEKPTQPSLRTQKSGHHECIQTMSQYDVEAAIRRVSRDTSLDPQEKSYMIQNLLTSRWIVRQQLSHPEQNGSSNGEEIRGQCPSYRDSLRATFGCQHYKRNCKLVTACCNQLYTCIRCHDEVADHLVDRKSVTKMMCMECLIIQPIGPKCSTASCNSLSMARYYCRICKLFDDDREIYHCPYCNLCRVGKGLGIDYFHCMKCNACMSRSLSVHICIEKCLEDNCPICHEYIFTSSSPVKALPCGHLMHSACFQDYTCTNYTCPICSKSLGDMQVYFKMLDTLLAEEKMPDEYSGQTQAILCNDCEKKGNAPFHWLYHKCSYCGSYNTRLL, from the exons ATGGGAGGTTCAACTCCAAAATGCCCGCCAGACAAGGAGGAGGACTCAGATGCTCCGCTACAGTTTCTGGCATTTTACCACAAAGCCATACGCGAGGAGCTCCTCAGTCTCCACGGATTGGCCGTAACTGCCTTGGAGAGCGGGTCTCCTTCTCCGGAGACAGTACGCCAACTCGATCGAAGATTCAAGTTCCTCGAGCTTGCTGAAAAGTACCATTCCGCTGCGGAGGATGAG GTCCTCTTTCTAGCACTAGATCATCACATAAAAAATGTGGTGTGTAAATATTCACTTGAACATAAAAGCATTGATGGCCTCTTTGGCTCAGTTTTTGGTTGCTTGAATGCATTGATGGATGGGAGTGACAATGTCATCAAGCTATTTCAAGAACTTGTCATTTGCATTAGCACTTTACGGACATCAATTGATGAGCATATGGTGAAAGAAGAACAGCAG ATTTTTTCATTGTTTACGCAGCAGTTCACTTTCAAAGAACAGGTCTCACTTGTATGGAAATTTGTTTGTAGCATTCCTGTAATTGTGCTAGAGGATTTATTGCCATGGATGATATCGTTTTTCTCACCAGAAGAACGAATCAAGGTTAGGCATTGCATGAGGGAGATTGTTCCTAAGAATAAATTTCTGCAAGAG GTGGTTATCTCTTGGCTTGATAAAAATCATGGATCCTCTTCTGAGGTGTATACTATGAGTGGAAATGTAGATACAGATGGACctgtaaatattaaaaaaatactcaGACAGTGTACCTTTGAAAGAAGTTCGGGCAAAAGTCATAAATGGAATGAAGTACATTCAATCCAAACCGATGTTAAACATGATCCACTTGACATTTGTCATCATTGGCATATTGCCATCTGTAAGGACTTGAAAGAAATTCTGGGAGAGTTATATCAAGTGGTAAATTTGAGCAGTTTTCTGAATCTAGGCTCATTGGTTGTCCGGCTGAAATTCCTCGCAGATGTACTCGTCTATTACAG CAATGCATTGAAGAGACTCTTTTACCCCTTATCAAATGAACTTGCCAATGGACAACTCTCCATTGACGGTCGTATTGAGAGTCTACAATATTTGTTGCACACTAAAACTAATAATAGTTTACCCTTGAGCAAGTTCGTGGAAATGCTTTGTCAGGAGCTTAAGAAGTTTGTGAAGGGAGTTAGCAAACTTTTCACTTTTCTAGAAAACAAG GTACTTCCCATTATTTGCAGTAACTGCAGCTGTGATAACCAGCTCCAGCTTCTCTATAGAAGCCTTCATGTGATGCCACTTGGGTTGCTAAAGTATGTCATTACTTGGTTCTCATCTCATTTATCAGTGGATAAGTCAACGTCCATTATTCACACCATAAATCAAGGAGATTTTTTAGTTCACGAAGccttttcctcccttttactaGAATGGTTCCACATTGGTTACACAGGGAAAACCTCTACTGAAAATTTCACGAAGGACTTGCAGAAAATGTTCAAAAGCACCTGTTCATTTTCATGTGAGCAAATCAAGGAAGAGGCTGGATCTTCTTCCTCACACTTATATATCCACCCTTGTAGGGGGTCTAATTCCAGTTTAGTGGAACCGCTTGCTGCGGACGAGGGAAAAATTTCTCTGTCTTCTTTATCCTCAAGCTCCCACACTGTTCATCCATACGAGATGGCATACTCTAGTAGAATCCATCTTCATATATTCTTCCCAGGAACATTAGGAATATTGCAGTCCTGCATGAAATCCTCCAATGGAACGAGAAGTAGGCCTTCCATCGTCAAAGAACCAACTCCAATAGATCTCATATTTATCTTCCACAAGGCTCTAAAGAAATATTTGCAGTATTTTGTCTCTGGTTCAGGAAAGTTAGCTGAAAACGATGGGTTTCTGGCGGAGTTCCACAAAAACTTCCATCTCACAAGATATCTATATCAACTCCATAGTGATGCAGAGGATGAAATTGCATTTCCAGCTTTGGAAGCAAAGGTAGACCTCCAAAACATTAGCCAATCCTACACAATTGAACACAAGCTGGAAGTTGAATACTTCACCAAGGTATCGCTCATTTTGGATGAAATTTCTGACTGGCAAGCTTTGAATTCTGATGTTGATTTAAGTAGTATTGATAAGAGAATGGTAAAACACCATCAGCTGTGTTTGAAGCTCCAGGAGATGTGCGAATCCATGTGTAAACTACTCACAGACCATCTTCATCATGAAGAAACTGAACTCTGGCCTTTATTTAGAGAACACTTTTCTGCTGAGGAGCAAGAAAAGATCATAGGACGCATGCTTGGGAGAACAAGAGCAGAAATATTACGAGATTTGATACCGTGGCTAATGGCCTCTTTAACACCTGAAGAACAGCATGCCATGATGTTCTTGTATCGTAAGATTACAAGAAATACAATGTTTGATGAATGGTTAGCAGAATGGTGGGATGGGTATGGCACAGCTAAGGTGGCAAGGGAGGCAAATATATCTCCTTCAGACACTAAAGACCCATTGGAAATTATCTCGACATATTTATCAAAAGTTTTCGATGAGAAAGGAGGCATCCTCTGCGGTGAAGGCTTTGATTCAACTCAGGAAGATTGTTCTGGTGCTAAAACTGAGCTACTTGGAAAGTTTAGTTttgatgataaaaaagaagagcatGATGGACATCTAAGCTGCAACGAATCATCTGAATGTGCAGAACTTTTCAATGAGGATGAAAGGTGCAAAGAAGTGGCATCTGCCACTTCTCAGACAGAAAAACCAACCCAACCTTCTCTGAGAACTCAGAAATCTGGGCATCATGAGTGCATTCAGACAATGAGTCAATATGATGTAGAGGCTGCAATAAGAAGAGTATCTCGTGACACATCTTTAGATCCTCAAGAAAAATCATACATGATCCAGAATCTGTTAACAAG CCGTTGGATTGTTAGGCAGCAATTGTCTCATCCAGAGCAAAACGGATCAAGTAATGGGGAAGAAATACGTGGTCAGTGTCCATCTTATCGAGACTCTCTCAGAGCAACCTTTGGTTGCCAACATTATAAAAGGAACTGTAAGCTTGTTACTGCCTGTTGCAACCAGCTCTACACCTGCATTCGTTGCCATGATGAGGTTGCTGATCATCTGGTTGATAG GAAATCTGTCACGAAGATGATGTGTATGGAATGCTTAATTATCCAGCCTATTGGACCTAAATGCTCAACAGCCTCCTGCAATAGTTTATCCATGGCAAGATATTATTGTCGAATCTGCAAATTGTTTGACGATGATAG GGAAATCTATCACTGCCCTTACTGCAACCTCTGCCGAGTAGGTAAGGGATTGGGTATTGACTACTTCCATTGTATGAAATGCAATGCTTGCATGTCACGGTCTCTCTCAGTTCACATATGCATAGAGAAATGCTTGGAGGATAATTGCCCCATTTGTCATGAATATATCTTCACTTCAAGCTCTCCAGTAAAGGCCCTTCCTTGTGGTCATTTGATGCACTCAGCTTGTTTCCAG GACTACACATGCACTAACTATACCTGTCCAATTTGTAGCAAGTCACTTGGGGATATGCAG GTATACTTTAAGATGTTGGACACATTGTTGGCAGAGGAGAAAATGCCAGATGAGTACTCTGGCCAAACTCAG GCCATACTATGCAACGACTGTGAGAAGAAAGGCAATGCTCCATTCCACTGGCTTTATCACAAATGCTCATACTGTGGCTCCTACAACACAAGGCTTCTATGA
- the LOC120016791 gene encoding zinc finger protein BRUTUS-like At1g18910 isoform X2: MREIVPKNKFLQEVVISWLDKNHGSSSEVYTMSGNVDTDGPVNIKKILRQCTFERSSGKSHKWNEVHSIQTDVKHDPLDICHHWHIAICKDLKEILGELYQVVNLSSFLNLGSLVVRLKFLADVLVYYSNALKRLFYPLSNELANGQLSIDGRIESLQYLLHTKTNNSLPLSKFVEMLCQELKKFVKGVSKLFTFLENKVLPIICSNCSCDNQLQLLYRSLHVMPLGLLKYVITWFSSHLSVDKSTSIIHTINQGDFLVHEAFSSLLLEWFHIGYTGKTSTENFTKDLQKMFKSTCSFSCEQIKEEAGSSSSHLYIHPCRGSNSSLVEPLAADEGKISLSSLSSSSHTVHPYEMAYSSRIHLHIFFPGTLGILQSCMKSSNGTRSRPSIVKEPTPIDLIFIFHKALKKYLQYFVSGSGKLAENDGFLAEFHKNFHLTRYLYQLHSDAEDEIAFPALEAKVDLQNISQSYTIEHKLEVEYFTKVSLILDEISDWQALNSDVDLSSIDKRMVKHHQLCLKLQEMCESMCKLLTDHLHHEETELWPLFREHFSAEEQEKIIGRMLGRTRAEILRDLIPWLMASLTPEEQHAMMFLYRKITRNTMFDEWLAEWWDGYGTAKVAREANISPSDTKDPLEIISTYLSKVFDEKGGILCGEGFDSTQEDCSGAKTELLGKFSFDDKKEEHDGHLSCNESSECAELFNEDERCKEVASATSQTEKPTQPSLRTQKSGHHECIQTMSQYDVEAAIRRVSRDTSLDPQEKSYMIQNLLTSRWIVRQQLSHPEQNGSSNGEEIRGQCPSYRDSLRATFGCQHYKRNCKLVTACCNQLYTCIRCHDEVADHLVDRKSVTKMMCMECLIIQPIGPKCSTASCNSLSMARYYCRICKLFDDDREIYHCPYCNLCRVGKGLGIDYFHCMKCNACMSRSLSVHICIEKCLEDNCPICHEYIFTSSSPVKALPCGHLMHSACFQDYTCTNYTCPICSKSLGDMQVYFKMLDTLLAEEKMPDEYSGQTQAILCNDCEKKGNAPFHWLYHKCSYCGSYNTRLL, translated from the exons ATGAGGGAGATTGTTCCTAAGAATAAATTTCTGCAAGAG GTGGTTATCTCTTGGCTTGATAAAAATCATGGATCCTCTTCTGAGGTGTATACTATGAGTGGAAATGTAGATACAGATGGACctgtaaatattaaaaaaatactcaGACAGTGTACCTTTGAAAGAAGTTCGGGCAAAAGTCATAAATGGAATGAAGTACATTCAATCCAAACCGATGTTAAACATGATCCACTTGACATTTGTCATCATTGGCATATTGCCATCTGTAAGGACTTGAAAGAAATTCTGGGAGAGTTATATCAAGTGGTAAATTTGAGCAGTTTTCTGAATCTAGGCTCATTGGTTGTCCGGCTGAAATTCCTCGCAGATGTACTCGTCTATTACAG CAATGCATTGAAGAGACTCTTTTACCCCTTATCAAATGAACTTGCCAATGGACAACTCTCCATTGACGGTCGTATTGAGAGTCTACAATATTTGTTGCACACTAAAACTAATAATAGTTTACCCTTGAGCAAGTTCGTGGAAATGCTTTGTCAGGAGCTTAAGAAGTTTGTGAAGGGAGTTAGCAAACTTTTCACTTTTCTAGAAAACAAG GTACTTCCCATTATTTGCAGTAACTGCAGCTGTGATAACCAGCTCCAGCTTCTCTATAGAAGCCTTCATGTGATGCCACTTGGGTTGCTAAAGTATGTCATTACTTGGTTCTCATCTCATTTATCAGTGGATAAGTCAACGTCCATTATTCACACCATAAATCAAGGAGATTTTTTAGTTCACGAAGccttttcctcccttttactaGAATGGTTCCACATTGGTTACACAGGGAAAACCTCTACTGAAAATTTCACGAAGGACTTGCAGAAAATGTTCAAAAGCACCTGTTCATTTTCATGTGAGCAAATCAAGGAAGAGGCTGGATCTTCTTCCTCACACTTATATATCCACCCTTGTAGGGGGTCTAATTCCAGTTTAGTGGAACCGCTTGCTGCGGACGAGGGAAAAATTTCTCTGTCTTCTTTATCCTCAAGCTCCCACACTGTTCATCCATACGAGATGGCATACTCTAGTAGAATCCATCTTCATATATTCTTCCCAGGAACATTAGGAATATTGCAGTCCTGCATGAAATCCTCCAATGGAACGAGAAGTAGGCCTTCCATCGTCAAAGAACCAACTCCAATAGATCTCATATTTATCTTCCACAAGGCTCTAAAGAAATATTTGCAGTATTTTGTCTCTGGTTCAGGAAAGTTAGCTGAAAACGATGGGTTTCTGGCGGAGTTCCACAAAAACTTCCATCTCACAAGATATCTATATCAACTCCATAGTGATGCAGAGGATGAAATTGCATTTCCAGCTTTGGAAGCAAAGGTAGACCTCCAAAACATTAGCCAATCCTACACAATTGAACACAAGCTGGAAGTTGAATACTTCACCAAGGTATCGCTCATTTTGGATGAAATTTCTGACTGGCAAGCTTTGAATTCTGATGTTGATTTAAGTAGTATTGATAAGAGAATGGTAAAACACCATCAGCTGTGTTTGAAGCTCCAGGAGATGTGCGAATCCATGTGTAAACTACTCACAGACCATCTTCATCATGAAGAAACTGAACTCTGGCCTTTATTTAGAGAACACTTTTCTGCTGAGGAGCAAGAAAAGATCATAGGACGCATGCTTGGGAGAACAAGAGCAGAAATATTACGAGATTTGATACCGTGGCTAATGGCCTCTTTAACACCTGAAGAACAGCATGCCATGATGTTCTTGTATCGTAAGATTACAAGAAATACAATGTTTGATGAATGGTTAGCAGAATGGTGGGATGGGTATGGCACAGCTAAGGTGGCAAGGGAGGCAAATATATCTCCTTCAGACACTAAAGACCCATTGGAAATTATCTCGACATATTTATCAAAAGTTTTCGATGAGAAAGGAGGCATCCTCTGCGGTGAAGGCTTTGATTCAACTCAGGAAGATTGTTCTGGTGCTAAAACTGAGCTACTTGGAAAGTTTAGTTttgatgataaaaaagaagagcatGATGGACATCTAAGCTGCAACGAATCATCTGAATGTGCAGAACTTTTCAATGAGGATGAAAGGTGCAAAGAAGTGGCATCTGCCACTTCTCAGACAGAAAAACCAACCCAACCTTCTCTGAGAACTCAGAAATCTGGGCATCATGAGTGCATTCAGACAATGAGTCAATATGATGTAGAGGCTGCAATAAGAAGAGTATCTCGTGACACATCTTTAGATCCTCAAGAAAAATCATACATGATCCAGAATCTGTTAACAAG CCGTTGGATTGTTAGGCAGCAATTGTCTCATCCAGAGCAAAACGGATCAAGTAATGGGGAAGAAATACGTGGTCAGTGTCCATCTTATCGAGACTCTCTCAGAGCAACCTTTGGTTGCCAACATTATAAAAGGAACTGTAAGCTTGTTACTGCCTGTTGCAACCAGCTCTACACCTGCATTCGTTGCCATGATGAGGTTGCTGATCATCTGGTTGATAG GAAATCTGTCACGAAGATGATGTGTATGGAATGCTTAATTATCCAGCCTATTGGACCTAAATGCTCAACAGCCTCCTGCAATAGTTTATCCATGGCAAGATATTATTGTCGAATCTGCAAATTGTTTGACGATGATAG GGAAATCTATCACTGCCCTTACTGCAACCTCTGCCGAGTAGGTAAGGGATTGGGTATTGACTACTTCCATTGTATGAAATGCAATGCTTGCATGTCACGGTCTCTCTCAGTTCACATATGCATAGAGAAATGCTTGGAGGATAATTGCCCCATTTGTCATGAATATATCTTCACTTCAAGCTCTCCAGTAAAGGCCCTTCCTTGTGGTCATTTGATGCACTCAGCTTGTTTCCAG GACTACACATGCACTAACTATACCTGTCCAATTTGTAGCAAGTCACTTGGGGATATGCAG GTATACTTTAAGATGTTGGACACATTGTTGGCAGAGGAGAAAATGCCAGATGAGTACTCTGGCCAAACTCAG GCCATACTATGCAACGACTGTGAGAAGAAAGGCAATGCTCCATTCCACTGGCTTTATCACAAATGCTCATACTGTGGCTCCTACAACACAAGGCTTCTATGA
- the LOC120017202 gene encoding protein NUCLEAR FUSION DEFECTIVE 4-like: MERLKRELNTKWFSTVASIWIQCTSGSLYTFSVYSQTLKSTQHYDQSTLDAVSVFKDIGANFGVLSGFLYDSVGGPRLVLLAGAIQCFAGYFLMWASVTGLLPPPPVPLMCFFMLLAAHAMTFFNTANVVTSVRNFRNYSGTAVGIMKGFLGLSGAILIQVYQTLFNNKPTTYLLMLSFLPTTNTLLLLWFVRIYEISEGNDKKHLNGFSFIAVAVATYLMVIIFLEHAVSLESAARVISLFVLVILLASPLLIALKGQHMDSNMISDMEQLLHGPVRQKAENRHSSQDSNSSHLLAGNSERDNDIYDKNSLALQEELNLLQAIQTLDFWILFLAMACGMGSGLATVNNISQIGVSLGYTSFETNTLVSLWSIWNFLGRFGAGYLSDYVMHVREWARPLFMVITLAAMSIGHLMIASGLRGALYAGSIFVGVCYGSQWSLMPSITSEIFSIRHMGTIFNTITIAGPVGSYIFSVRVVGYIYDKEASGEGNTCIGTHCFMLSFIIMASATLLGSLAALVLFFRTRRFYSQVVLRKLRSAGV; encoded by the exons ATGGAGAGGCTGAAAAGGGAACTCAACACGAAGTGGTTCTCAACAGTAGCGAGCATATGGATCCAGTGCACCAGCGGCTCACTCTACACTTTCTCCGTCTACTCCCAAACTCTCAAGTCCACACAGCACTATGACCAGTCCACTCTCGACGCCGTCTCCGTCTTCAAGGACATCGGCGCCAATTTCGGCGTCCTCTCTGGTTTCCTCTACGACTCCGTCGGTGGGCCCCGGCTGGTCCTCCTCGCCGGGGCCATTCAGTGCTTTGCCGGTTACTTTCTCATGTGGGCCTCTGTCACTGGATTGCTCCCTCCGCCGCCGGTGCCGCTCATGTGCTTCTTCATGCTTTTGGCAGCGCATGCCATGACTTTCTTCAACACTGCTAACGTCGTCACTTCCGTGCGGAATTTCCGCAATTACAGTGGTACTGCGGTTGGCATCATGAAG GGCTTTCTTGGTCTGAGTGGAGCAATATTAATCCAAGTATATCAAACCTTGTTCAACAACAAACCGACAACATATCTTTTGATGTTGTCTTTTTTGCCCACTACCAATACCTTGTTGCTCTTGTGGTTCGTGAGAATCTACGAGATAAGtgaaggaaatgataagaagcATCTGAATGGCTTCTCATTTATTGCTGTAGCAGTTGCGACTTACCTTATGGTCATTATATTTTTGGAGCATGCTGTTTCTTTAGAATCTGCAGCACgtgtcatttcactttttgtgcttgTGATCTTGCTTGCCTCACCTTTACTGATTGCACTCAAAGGTCAGCATATGGATTCCAATATGATCTCTGACATGGAGCAATTACTGCATGGCCCCGTCAGGCAAAAGGCTGAGAATAGACACTCAAGTCAAGATTCAAATAGCTCTCATCTTTTGGCTGGCAACAGTGAACGAGATAATGACATATATGATAAGAACTCTTTAGCCTTGCAAGAAGAGCTGAATCTGTTGCAAGCAATCCAAACCTTAGACTTCTGGATCTTGTTTCTAGCCATGGCATGTGGTATGGGATCAGGACTTGCGACTGTGAATAACATAAGCCAGATAGGAGTTTCTCTTGGGTATACAAGTTTTGAGACTAATACTTTGGTTTCCTTGTGGAGCATCTGGAATTTTCTTGGCCGTTTTGGAGCTGGCTATTTGTCAGATTATGTCATGCATGTGAGAGAATGGGCGCGGCCATTGTTCATGGTCATCACTCTAGCAGCCATGAGCATTGGTCATCTGATGATTGCCTCTGGTTTGCGTGGTGCTTTGTACGCCGGTTCCATATTTGTGGGTGTATGCTATGGTTCGCAGTGGTCCTTGATGCCCTCAATCACTTCTGAGATTTTTTCTATACGTCACATGGGCACCATATTCAATACCATTACCATTGCAGGTCCTGTAGGATCCTATATCTTTTCTGTGAGAGTGGTTGGATATATTTATGACAAGGAAGCTTCAGGGGAGGGCAATACATGCATAGGAACTCACTGCTTCATGTTGTCTTTTATTATTATGGCATCTGCCACTCTTTTGGGGTCTCTTGCTGCTTTAGTATTGTTCTTCAGGACTAGGCGCTTCTATAGTCAAGTTGTGCTCAGAAAACTACGTTCAGCAGGGGTGTAA